The following proteins are co-located in the Massilia litorea genome:
- a CDS encoding putative selenate ABC transporter substrate-binding protein, protein MSPMSALKSLFAASSVALLLAAPACAQNTPGVLRVSAIPDEAPTELQRKFKPLGDYLAKATGLKVEFTPVTDYAASVEGLINHKLDMVWFGGFTFVQANVRSKGQVVPLVQRAEDEKFRSVFITTQPGINKLEDLRGKTLSFGSESSTSGHLMPRSFLLGAKINPDTDLKRVAFSGAHDATVAAVAGGKVDAGALNISVWEKLVESGKADPKTTRVFYTTPGYYDYNWSVHASMAPALQKKIRDAFLALDASTPQGKEILDLQRATKFVPTRAENYKAIEAAAKNAGLLK, encoded by the coding sequence GCCGCCCCTGCCTGCGCCCAGAACACCCCGGGCGTGCTGCGCGTCTCGGCCATTCCGGACGAAGCGCCGACCGAACTGCAGCGCAAGTTCAAGCCGCTGGGCGACTACCTGGCCAAGGCGACCGGCCTGAAGGTCGAGTTCACGCCGGTGACCGACTACGCGGCCTCGGTCGAGGGCCTGATCAACCACAAGCTCGACATGGTCTGGTTCGGCGGCTTCACCTTCGTGCAGGCGAACGTGCGCAGCAAGGGCCAGGTCGTGCCCCTGGTGCAGCGGGCCGAGGACGAGAAATTCCGTTCCGTGTTCATCACCACGCAACCCGGCATCAACAAGCTGGAAGACCTGCGCGGCAAGACCCTCTCGTTCGGTTCCGAATCGTCGACTTCGGGCCACCTGATGCCGCGTTCGTTCCTGCTGGGTGCGAAGATCAACCCGGACACCGACCTCAAGCGTGTTGCCTTCTCGGGCGCGCATGACGCCACCGTCGCCGCGGTCGCGGGCGGCAAGGTCGATGCCGGCGCCCTGAACATCTCGGTCTGGGAAAAGCTGGTCGAATCCGGCAAGGCCGATCCGAAGACCACCCGCGTGTTCTACACCACCCCGGGCTACTACGACTACAACTGGTCGGTGCACGCGAGCATGGCCCCGGCCCTGCAGAAGAAGATCCGCGACGCCTTCCTGGCGCTGGATGCCTCGACTCCGCAGGGCAAGGAAATCCTGGACCTGCAGCGCGCGACGAAATTCGTGCCGACCCGGGCCGAGAACTACAAGGCGATCGAAGCGGCGGCGAAGAACGCCGGCCTGCTGAAGTAA
- a CDS encoding phosphonate ABC transporter ATP-binding protein, which translates to MSFKLDKLTVRHLTGTRTAALHELDLDIQPGEQLALIGPSGAGKTTLLSTLACAHQPAAGVLAVFGVDPWALPQKARHGLRARLFLAPQTPPLPPRQRVVTAVLAARLPHWSLARALRSLFTPVDPDAAFEALRRFGLGDKLYARVDRLSGGERQRCSLARLLLSSADAFLVDEPISALDPALARITLATLQEEAANRKATLVCSLHQVEMARAHFGRIVGLRDGRIVFDLPREQVTDAMIAALYENEQIEPHPPAAHEPPERLAVGACF; encoded by the coding sequence ATGAGTTTCAAGCTCGACAAACTGACCGTGCGCCACCTCACCGGCACCCGCACGGCCGCGCTGCACGAACTCGACCTGGATATCCAACCGGGCGAGCAACTTGCGCTCATCGGTCCCTCGGGCGCCGGCAAGACCACCTTGCTGTCGACCCTGGCCTGCGCCCACCAGCCGGCCGCAGGTGTGCTGGCCGTGTTCGGCGTCGATCCCTGGGCGCTGCCGCAGAAGGCGCGCCACGGCTTGCGCGCGCGCCTGTTCCTGGCGCCGCAGACGCCGCCGCTGCCGCCGCGCCAGCGCGTCGTCACCGCCGTGCTGGCGGCGCGCCTGCCGCACTGGAGCCTGGCCAGGGCACTGCGTTCCCTGTTTACGCCGGTCGACCCGGATGCCGCCTTCGAGGCCCTGCGCCGCTTCGGTCTCGGCGACAAACTGTATGCGCGCGTCGACCGCCTGTCGGGCGGCGAACGCCAGCGCTGCAGCCTGGCGCGCCTGCTCCTGTCCAGTGCCGACGCCTTCCTCGTCGACGAGCCGATCTCCGCGCTCGACCCGGCCCTGGCCCGCATCACGCTGGCCACGCTGCAGGAAGAAGCCGCCAACCGCAAGGCCACCCTGGTATGCAGCCTGCACCAGGTCGAGATGGCGCGCGCGCATTTCGGCCGCATCGTCGGCCTGCGGGACGGCCGTATCGTGTTCGACCTGCCGCGCGAGCAGGTGACCGATGCGATGATCGCCGCGCTCTACGAAAACGAACAGATCGAACCGCACCCGCCCGCCGCGCACGAGCCGCCCGAGCGCCTCGCCGTCGGCGCCTGCTTCTGA
- a CDS encoding PhnE/PtxC family ABC transporter permease, with amino-acid sequence MAATLLHPDPAWRGRLLACAAALLLLWPALVYSEFKPWILFDLQSLAAAGTFLGDFLHPAHSLEFLAMVLRETWITVAIATCGLVLALLGAIPATLLVSERLSISRLGTGRVRWPAALVRQGVRWVLVLLRSVPELVWALLFVRVVGLGPTAGVLAIALTYCGMLAKVYAEILESSDAHATDALLANGAARLPALLYGALPEAAAELVSYTIYRWECAIRGSAIMGFVGAGGLGQRMDESTRMMAGGEVATMLFVFVLLVAAADLVSTLLRRRLG; translated from the coding sequence ATGGCGGCAACCCTCCTGCACCCCGATCCGGCCTGGCGTGGCCGCCTGCTGGCCTGCGCCGCCGCGCTGCTGCTGCTCTGGCCCGCGCTCGTCTACAGCGAATTCAAGCCCTGGATCCTGTTCGACCTGCAAAGCCTGGCGGCGGCCGGCACCTTCCTGGGCGACTTCCTGCACCCCGCCCATTCACTCGAATTCCTCGCCATGGTGCTGCGCGAAACCTGGATCACGGTCGCGATTGCGACCTGCGGCCTGGTGCTGGCCCTGCTGGGCGCGATACCCGCGACGCTGCTGGTGAGCGAGCGGCTGTCGATCTCGCGCCTCGGCACCGGCCGCGTGCGCTGGCCCGCGGCGCTCGTACGCCAGGGCGTGCGCTGGGTGCTGGTGCTGCTGCGCAGCGTGCCGGAACTGGTCTGGGCGCTGCTGTTCGTGCGCGTGGTCGGCCTCGGCCCCACGGCAGGCGTGCTGGCGATTGCCCTCACCTATTGCGGCATGCTGGCCAAGGTATATGCCGAAATCCTCGAATCGAGCGACGCCCATGCCACCGATGCGCTGCTGGCGAACGGCGCCGCGCGCCTGCCGGCCCTGCTCTACGGCGCCTTGCCCGAGGCCGCAGCCGAACTGGTCTCGTACACGATCTACCGCTGGGAGTGCGCGATCCGCGGCTCGGCCATCATGGGTTTTGTCGGCGCCGGCGGACTGGGGCAGCGGATGGACGAATCGACCAGGATGATGGCCGGCGGCGAAGTGGCGACCATGCTGTTCGTCTTCGTGCTGCTGGTCGCCGCGGCCGACCTGGTCTCGACCCTGCTGCGCCGGAGGCTCGGATGA
- the phnE gene encoding phosphonate ABC transporter, permease protein PhnE — translation MNRPLPPPRSWSTPLLLVLLLILVIASFATLRLDLAAFFTPEAVGTTMEFLGGFAPPETATPFLMKTLNAASETLSMSALGTLLAVFAGLVMALPAAGRWGGSARAAVRAVLNVLRSIPELVWAALLLVAAGLGPFAGTLALAAHTSGVLGRLFADALENAEPQPEAALRTNGAPALAAFFYATLPQTLPQMLSYTLYRWENNIRAAAVLGVVGAGGLGQMLKYHLSLFQMQSAATVVLAMLLLVALVDAVSFALRRVLTR, via the coding sequence ATGAACCGCCCCCTGCCGCCGCCCCGTTCGTGGAGCACGCCGCTGCTGCTGGTGCTGCTGCTGATACTGGTGATCGCCAGCTTCGCCACGCTGCGCCTGGACCTGGCCGCCTTTTTCACCCCGGAAGCGGTCGGCACCACGATGGAATTCCTGGGCGGCTTTGCCCCGCCCGAGACGGCCACGCCGTTCCTGATGAAGACGCTCAACGCGGCGTCAGAGACGCTGTCGATGTCGGCGCTCGGCACCCTGCTGGCGGTGTTTGCCGGCCTGGTCATGGCGCTGCCCGCGGCCGGGCGCTGGGGAGGATCGGCACGCGCCGCCGTGCGCGCCGTGCTGAACGTCCTGCGCTCGATTCCGGAACTGGTCTGGGCCGCGCTGCTGCTGGTGGCCGCGGGCCTCGGTCCCTTCGCCGGTACCCTGGCGCTGGCGGCGCACACCTCGGGCGTGCTGGGGCGGCTGTTCGCCGACGCGCTGGAAAACGCCGAGCCGCAGCCGGAAGCGGCCCTGCGTACCAACGGCGCGCCCGCGCTGGCGGCCTTTTTCTACGCCACCCTGCCGCAAACGCTGCCGCAGATGCTCTCGTATACGCTGTACCGCTGGGAGAACAATATCCGCGCCGCCGCCGTGCTGGGCGTGGTCGGCGCCGGCGGCCTGGGGCAGATGCTCAAGTACCACCTGTCGCTGTTCCAGATGCAGAGCGCCGCGACCGTGGTGCTGGCGATGCTGCTGCTGGTGGCCCTGGTCGATGCGGTCAGCTTTGCGCTGCGGCGCGTCCTTACGCGTTAA
- a CDS encoding ABC transporter ATP-binding protein has product MLELSKLTKTYGGRTVLSDLSHVFEAGRFVAIMGESGVGKSTLLNLIAGLDAPDSGAVIVDGTAMAALDDDAATRLRRTRMGFIFQAFHVLPHLTLQQNVALPLLLNQENAREGAAHAETMLAAVGLAGRGQDFPRQLSGGELQRVAIARALVHKPALLLADEPTGNLDPETAGGILRLLRAEIKANGAGAIMVTHSHAAAEMADEILILSRDGLKRA; this is encoded by the coding sequence ATGCTGGAACTATCGAAGCTCACCAAGACCTATGGCGGACGCACCGTCCTGTCGGACCTGTCGCATGTCTTCGAGGCCGGCCGTTTCGTCGCCATCATGGGCGAGTCGGGCGTCGGCAAGTCGACTCTGCTGAACCTGATCGCAGGCCTCGATGCGCCCGACAGCGGCGCAGTCATCGTCGACGGCACGGCCATGGCCGCACTCGACGACGATGCCGCCACCCGCCTGCGGCGCACGCGCATGGGTTTTATTTTCCAGGCCTTCCACGTGCTGCCGCATTTGACGCTGCAGCAGAACGTGGCGCTGCCTTTACTACTGAATCAGGAAAATGCGCGTGAAGGCGCGGCGCACGCCGAGACCATGCTGGCGGCGGTCGGGCTGGCCGGGCGTGGACAGGACTTCCCGCGCCAGCTCTCGGGCGGAGAATTGCAGCGCGTGGCGATCGCGCGCGCCCTCGTGCACAAGCCGGCCCTGCTGCTGGCGGACGAGCCGACCGGGAACCTGGATCCGGAAACGGCGGGCGGCATCCTGCGCCTGCTGCGCGCCGAGATCAAGGCCAACGGCGCCGGGGCCATCATGGTCACCCACTCGCATGCGGCGGCGGAAATGGCCGACGAAATCCTCATCCTGAGCCGCGACGGCCTCAAGCGGGCGTGA